The following proteins are encoded in a genomic region of Liolophura sinensis isolate JHLJ2023 chromosome 7, CUHK_Ljap_v2, whole genome shotgun sequence:
- the LOC135470655 gene encoding zinc finger protein 862-like — translation MATKKPETVHQKTFEKWPFKEEFRVLATDSDGNITKLQCKICADNLAAIRAEAARRNVKGAAFNGIVNLADGVECVHRGNLSRHIKPGGLHDWAKQRFGKSPVASTSSAPQAGPPSGSGQRRIDILIDQTSSTAYRHLFNTALCIVRHERPFSDFRSLVTLQRKNGIKLLSGKDTDKCCRQFVSIMAAILRQDIAKMLLRSNFFSGLMDGSQARKTGSEKELIYAKIAVNGCTVELLVKCQDMAEIGGEDARSLKQAYDQAFLDSCEVPKERHDKLMVSICTDGASVNMGKYNGACTQLKAEREWLLVVHCSNHRLELAIKDAFASDKSFEEVDEIMTQMYYHFRNSGKAKRIFTATAIALGVTCVAFTKAHGTRFQNHKYRACKAMVINFLPLCLYCENMIETPGACKTETVAKLRGYLRKFLSYSYLSSLNFYMQVLRVTAQMSYVLQTPTSLITDVIESISEAKTNLRELTATEEDLPFDTEGTAESDSVKLSAKATNLPATLAFKEKLNEKQKRQVEKYCTIVKQDYDIKFVRQGKANVRRVKETLIPAISEAIDARFAPFLSEQEIYASVQIADHRCWDFEEKTFGLDKIQKLSEHFQEPLGYHEYDMKKAQSEFRQLKAVVAAKYRKFRNPLQLWKTVFQHYVSKYPNILLLIELCLCFAWSSATVERGFSVCGRTLTDARTSMSKGTLDDLLVLRINLPSLEKLDSEYETSLVDRAVSQYLSTPRRKSGKAKQVAKSGGSSEPGPAIMPTPFSSSRNPLLEDDSHLYISETDSDADSVSDDSEISDVESVEMPMEFEEEILSD, via the exons atgGCTACCAAAAAGCCAGAGACTGTCCATCAAAAAACCTTCGAAAAGTGGCCTTTCAAGGAAGAGTTCAGAGTTTTGGCAACTGACAGTGATGGTAATATCACTAAACTGCAGTGCAAAATATGTGCGGACAACTTGGCAGCTATCAGGGCAGAGGCGGCAAGGCGAAATGTGAAAGGTGCAGCGTTTAATGGCATTGTGAACCTGGCAGACGGTGTTGAGTGCGTCCACCGAGGAAACTTATCTCGTCATATCAAACCTGGTGGACTGCATGACTGGGCCAAGCAAAGATTTGGCAAATCACCCGTGGCATCAACGAGCAGTGCTCCACAGGCAGG GCCTCCCAGTGGATCTGGTCAACGCCGCATTGATATTCTTATCGACCAAACTTCAAGCACAGCATATAGGCACCTATTCAACACCGCCCTTTGCATTGTCCGGCATGAAAGGCCGTTTTCTGACTTTCGTAGTCTTGTTACGCTACAGCGCAAGAATGGAATCAAACTGTTAAGCGGAAAAGACACTGACAAATGTTGTCGCCAGTTCGTTTCTATAATGGCCGCAATACTCCGACAGGACATTGCAAAAATGCTGCTCCGCTCCAACTTCTTCTCGGGCCTTATGGACGGCTCCCAGGCCAGGAAGACGGGTTCAGAAAAGGAGCTAATCTATGCAAAAATTGCAGTGAACGGATGCACTGTAGAGCTCCTTGTAAAGTGCCAGGATATGGCCGAGATCGGAGGGGAAGATGCTCGAAGTTTAAAGCAGGCCTACGATCAGGCATTTTTGGATTCCTGTGAGGTGCCGAAGGAAAGGCATGACAAACTGATGGTGAGCATCTGCACTGACGGCGCCAGTGTAAACATGGGGAAATATAATGGCGCATGTACCCAACTGAAGGCTGAACGAGAGTGGCTGCTCGTGGTACATTGTTCAAACCATCGTCTGGAGTTGGCCATTAAAGATGCCTTTGCCTCTGACAAATCGTTCGAAGAAGTGGACGAAATCATGACACAAATGTATTATCACTTCAGAAACAGTGGCAAAGCCAAACGAATATTCACAGcgacagcaatcgcattgggcGTTACTTGCGTCGCTTTCACGAAGGCGCACGGGACGAGATTTCAAAATCACAAGTACAGGGCATGCAAGGCCATGGTGATTAACTTTTTGCCCCTCTGCTTGTATTGTGAAAATATGATAGAAACACCAGGCGCGTGCAAGACAGAAACGGTAGCAAAACTCCGTGGATACCTACGAAAGTTCTTGTCATACTCCTATCTCAGCAGTCTTAACTTCTACATGCAAGTCCTGAGGGTCACAGCTCAAATGTCATACGTCCTGCAAACCCCAACGTCACTAATAACAGACGTCATTGAATCGATTTCAGAGGCAAAAACCAACCTTCGTGAATTGACGGCAACTGAAGAAGACTTGCCGTTCGATACGGAAGGGACAGCCGAGAGTGACAGTGTGAAACTATCGGCCAAAGCAACAAACTTGCCAGCGACGCTTGCCTTCAAGGAAAAACTAAACGAAAAACAAAAGAGACAGGTCGAAAAATACTGCACTATTGTGAAACAGGACTACGACATCAAGTTTGTGCGCCAAGGAAAAGCAAATGTCCGGAGAGTTAAAGAGACTCTGATCCCAGCAATATCTGAAGCTATTGATGCGAGATTTGCTCCTTTCCTCTCTGAACAAGAAATCTATGCATCTGTTCAAATAGCTGACCACAGATGCTGGGACTTCGAAGAAAAGACATTTGGTCTTGACAAAATCCAGAAGCTGAGTGAGCATTTTCAAGAGCCGCTGGGGTATCATGAGTACGACATGAAAAAGGCCCAATCGGAGTTCAGACAGCTGAAGGCCGTTGTTGCTGCGAAGTACAGAAAATTCCGCAACCCCTTGCAGCTGTGGAAAACAGTCTTTCAGCATTATGTCTCTAAGTATCCCAACATCCTACTGCTGATAGAATTGTGCCTTTGTTTTGCTTGGAGTTCTGCAACGGTGGAACGCGGTTTCAGTGTTTGCGGCCGGACCTTGACAGATGCCAGAACGTCCATGAGCAAGGGTACACTGGATGACCTGCTTGTACTCAGGATAAACTTGCCATCGCTCGAAAAACTGGACAGCGAGTATGAAACAAGCCTGGTGGATAGAGCAGTGTCACAGTATCTGTCAACACCAAGAAGAAAAAGTGGAAAGGCGAAGCAAGTCGCCAAATCTGGAGGTTCTAGCGAGCCTGGACCAGCCATAATGCCCACTCCATTCTCATCCAGCCGAAATCCTCTGTTAGAGGATGACAGTCATCTGTATATTTCAGAAACTGATAGTGACGCAGACAGTGTGTCTGATGATTCAGAAATAAGCGATGTCGAATCAGTGGAAATGCCGATGGAATTCGAAGAGGAGATTCTGAGTGATTAA